The region GGTGAGGCTGTCCCCGGACACGCCGACGCCCAAGTGCGCAGTCGCCGGGCTCTACCCAACCGTGGGACGGTGAGCAGCATGGACCTTCCGATCATCGTTGGCATCGATGGTTCCGAGCCGAGCCTGAGAGCGGTGGACTGGGCGGCCGACGAGGCCGCCCTGCGCGGAGCCGGACTCCGGTTGGTGTACGCGTCGTTGTGGGAGCGCTACGAAGGCGCCTGCCTCGCGCACGACCTGGGCAAGCCGTCGGAGGAGGTGATGGTGCAGGACATCGTCGACACCGCCGAGCGCCGGGCCCATCGCCGACAGCCGGGCGTGAAGGTCACCACAGATCTGCTCCCCGAGGAGCCGGAGTACGCGCTTGTGAGGGAGAGCCGGACGGCCCTCGCCGTGGTGGTGGGGTGCCGTGGTCGCAGCGGCTTGACCGAGACACTCCTGGGCTCCGTCAGCGTCATGGTGGCGGGGCACGCGTACTGTCCGGTCATCGTGTTGCGCGGCAGCCACGACAACCAGGCACGGTCGGGAGTGCGCGGCCGCATCCTCCTGGGAGTCGGTGAGAAGCCGGCGGGTACGGCCGCCGTGCGGTTCGCCACCGAAGAGGCCCTGTTGCGTGGCGTCCCGCTGGAGGCCGTACGGGCCTGGCGTCGGCCCGTACACGAGACCACCGGCCACCCGCTGATCGTCGGCGAACCGGCCCACCTGTACGAGCAGCACGCCGTGGAGGCGCTGGAAGAGGCGCTGCGCGACGTACCGGAGGGCTTGCAGGTACAACGGCGCACGGTCGAGGCTCGCGCCCGCGACGCCCTCCTGGCCGCTTCTCACGAGGCCGATCTGCTGGTGGTCGGCGCACGGCGCCGCCACGGCCACCTCGGCCTCCAGCTCGGCCGCGTCACCCACGGAGTACTGCACCACGCCGCGTGCCCGGTGGCCGTCGTACCGGAACCTGCCTGACCTCGACCAGGACACTCACCATCCCGTCCCGGTCCGCGCCCACGCCATGGATCTGTCCGAGGACGAGAACACGGCCGGAAGCAGATGAACGCCGCGGTGAAATGAAGCCCGGATTCTTTGGAGCGCAATATGCGCCGGAAACCCGGGCTGCCGCCGAGCAGTCGAAGTCTCCCCTGCTGGGTGAGGGTCCGGTTGCCCGCCCGCGACGACTCGCACGGCGATACCGGTGTGGTCGGGCAGGAACTCCTGAACGGGCGGGTCCAGCAGCCGGATGGTGACCGGCAGCCCGTC is a window of Streptomyces sp. NBC_00271 DNA encoding:
- a CDS encoding universal stress protein yields the protein MDLPIIVGIDGSEPSLRAVDWAADEAALRGAGLRLVYASLWERYEGACLAHDLGKPSEEVMVQDIVDTAERRAHRRQPGVKVTTDLLPEEPEYALVRESRTALAVVVGCRGRSGLTETLLGSVSVMVAGHAYCPVIVLRGSHDNQARSGVRGRILLGVGEKPAGTAAVRFATEEALLRGVPLEAVRAWRRPVHETTGHPLIVGEPAHLYEQHAVEALEEALRDVPEGLQVQRRTVEARARDALLAASHEADLLVVGARRRHGHLGLQLGRVTHGVLHHAACPVAVVPEPA